A genomic stretch from Arthrobacter sp. KBS0702 includes:
- the glgC gene encoding glucose-1-phosphate adenylyltransferase translates to MPQQKKVLAIVLAGGEGNRLMPLTADRAKPAVPFAGSYRLIDFALSNLVNSRYLQIVVLTQYKSHSLDRHISETWRMSTQLGNYIASVPAQQRVGKSWFLGSANAIYQSLNLIHDANPDIVVVVGADHVYRMDFAQMVAQHVESGAKATVAAVRQPLHMADQFGVIEVDQENPQKIAAFVEKPSSTPGLAADPSQFLASMGNYVFNADALVEALHVDAERLDTKHDMGGDIIPYFVDQGEAGVYDFTLNDIPGSTERDRTYWRDVGTIDSFYDAHMDLISPVPVFNLYNSEWPIYTRQSISPPAKFVRGEGGTVGTALDSIVASGVVISGGIVEGSVLSNDVYVGTASRVLDSVLMDKVQVGAGAVVKRAIVDKNVRIPAGAAIGLDPELDRSRGFKVTDSGITVLAKGQEVPEPGDDERALSAANLYLVPDAVKTATENWPAGRETVEKVGEVHAAAVGVETPGKSSTKAY, encoded by the coding sequence ATGCCGCAGCAGAAGAAAGTCTTGGCCATCGTCCTCGCAGGTGGCGAGGGAAATCGGCTGATGCCGTTGACGGCCGACCGGGCCAAGCCGGCCGTTCCGTTCGCCGGGAGTTACCGGCTCATTGATTTTGCCCTTTCCAACCTGGTCAATTCCCGGTATTTGCAGATTGTGGTCCTGACGCAGTACAAATCCCACAGCCTTGACCGGCACATTTCCGAAACGTGGCGGATGTCCACCCAGCTCGGCAATTACATCGCCTCCGTGCCCGCCCAGCAGCGCGTCGGCAAGAGCTGGTTCCTGGGCAGCGCCAACGCCATCTACCAGTCCCTGAACCTGATCCACGACGCCAACCCGGACATCGTCGTCGTCGTCGGCGCGGACCACGTGTACCGGATGGACTTCGCGCAAATGGTCGCCCAGCACGTGGAGAGCGGCGCCAAGGCGACGGTCGCCGCCGTGCGCCAGCCGCTGCACATGGCAGACCAGTTCGGCGTGATCGAGGTGGACCAGGAGAACCCGCAAAAGATCGCGGCTTTCGTGGAGAAGCCGTCTTCGACGCCGGGCCTTGCCGCTGATCCCAGCCAGTTCCTGGCGTCCATGGGCAACTACGTCTTCAACGCCGATGCCCTGGTCGAGGCACTGCACGTCGACGCCGAGCGGCTCGACACCAAACACGACATGGGCGGCGACATCATCCCCTACTTCGTCGACCAGGGCGAGGCCGGGGTGTACGACTTCACCCTCAACGACATTCCTGGATCGACCGAGCGCGACCGCACCTACTGGCGCGACGTCGGCACCATCGATTCGTTCTACGACGCCCACATGGACCTGATCTCCCCCGTGCCGGTCTTCAACCTGTACAACTCGGAGTGGCCCATCTACACCCGCCAGAGCATCTCCCCGCCGGCGAAGTTCGTCCGCGGCGAGGGCGGCACCGTGGGCACGGCGCTGGATTCGATCGTGGCCAGCGGTGTGGTGATCTCCGGCGGCATCGTCGAGGGCTCCGTGCTCTCCAACGACGTCTACGTCGGTACGGCCAGCCGGGTCCTCGATTCGGTGCTGATGGACAAGGTGCAGGTCGGGGCTGGGGCAGTGGTCAAGCGTGCCATCGTCGACAAGAACGTCCGGATTCCGGCGGGTGCCGCGATCGGCCTGGACCCGGAACTCGATCGGTCCCGCGGCTTCAAGGTCACCGACTCGGGCATCACGGTCCTGGCCAAGGGCCAGGAGGTCCCTGAGCCCGGCGACGACGAAAGGGCGCTCTCCGCTGCCAACCTCTACCTGGTGCCGGACGCCGTGAAGACGGCCACCGAGAACTGGCCGGCCGGACGCGAGACCGTGGAAAAGGTCGGCGAGGTCCACGCGGCCGCCGTCGGCGTCGAGACTCCCGGGAAGTCCTCCACCAAGGCCTACTGA
- a CDS encoding GAF domain-containing sensor histidine kinase: MHSSGSSPETVSSGNPRIEDLLKDFVSRAGELLQSQERMAGLLEAVVAVAEDLSLDAVLERVVQSACRLLHARYGALGVIGDDHALSHFITVGIDGELARQIGPLPTGHGVLGLLISDPRPLRLHDLRKHPEAYGFPAHHPPMQSFLGVPVRVRDTVFGNLYLTEKEGGGDFTEEDEGLAIALAAAAGVAIENAKLYDDSRRRARWLEACMDVSGLMLGSDRDYTAGGLDPIAARALQESESELALIVAPAASGPGYIVAGAAGERAKAFSGRTLALDSPELQDVLAGGEPVMLDSAAGVFDDVVDGGCMGPQLAVALSTQGAHHGLLLLARNPEGLRYARTDIEMGAVFGSHVALALELARVHRLREELLVFTDRDRIARDLHDLVIQRLFAAGLSVQSLTRFTKDELATERIRNITGELDEAIRSLRDTIYSLKSSSGETELLSGRIRRVTRSSAKSMPFTPRLTLTGPVDAVTPDKADNVVAVVSEGLSNAIRHSGADSIAVSVAVIKGRVTVVITDNGSGFNDSLERNGLSNLEDRARMLDGQCTITTAPDEGTSVEWSVPL; this comes from the coding sequence ATGCATTCATCAGGCAGCAGCCCGGAGACGGTCAGTTCCGGCAACCCCCGGATCGAGGACCTGCTCAAGGACTTCGTCTCCCGCGCCGGAGAACTGCTCCAGTCCCAGGAGCGGATGGCGGGCCTGCTGGAAGCCGTCGTCGCCGTCGCCGAGGACCTGAGCCTCGACGCCGTCCTGGAGCGCGTGGTGCAGTCAGCCTGCCGCCTCCTGCATGCCCGCTATGGCGCGTTGGGCGTGATCGGCGACGACCACGCACTGAGCCACTTCATCACCGTCGGCATCGACGGGGAACTCGCCCGGCAGATTGGCCCCCTGCCCACCGGCCACGGCGTGCTCGGGCTGCTGATCAGCGATCCCCGGCCGCTTCGGCTGCACGATCTGCGCAAGCATCCGGAGGCCTACGGGTTCCCGGCGCACCACCCGCCCATGCAGTCGTTCCTCGGTGTGCCGGTCCGGGTCCGCGACACCGTGTTCGGCAACCTTTACCTGACCGAGAAGGAAGGCGGCGGGGACTTCACTGAAGAAGATGAGGGCCTGGCGATTGCGCTGGCCGCCGCCGCCGGCGTCGCGATCGAAAACGCCAAACTCTACGACGACTCCCGGCGCCGGGCCCGCTGGCTGGAAGCCTGCATGGATGTGTCCGGGCTGATGCTCGGCAGCGACCGGGACTATACCGCCGGGGGCCTCGATCCGATCGCCGCCCGGGCGCTGCAGGAATCCGAGTCCGAGCTGGCGCTGATTGTGGCCCCGGCGGCGTCCGGACCCGGCTACATCGTGGCCGGTGCGGCGGGAGAGCGTGCCAAGGCCTTTTCCGGCAGGACGCTGGCCCTCGATTCACCTGAATTGCAGGACGTGCTGGCCGGCGGTGAGCCGGTCATGCTGGACAGCGCCGCCGGGGTATTCGACGACGTCGTCGACGGCGGCTGCATGGGACCGCAGCTCGCGGTCGCTTTGAGCACGCAGGGCGCCCACCACGGCCTGCTGCTGCTGGCCCGCAACCCGGAGGGGCTTCGCTATGCCCGGACCGACATCGAGATGGGCGCCGTCTTCGGCTCGCACGTGGCCCTGGCGCTTGAACTCGCACGTGTCCACCGGCTGCGCGAGGAACTTCTCGTGTTCACGGACCGCGACCGGATTGCCCGGGACCTGCACGACCTGGTCATCCAGCGGCTCTTCGCCGCCGGCCTGAGCGTCCAGAGCCTCACCAGGTTCACCAAGGATGAGCTCGCGACCGAACGGATCCGCAATATCACCGGCGAACTCGACGAAGCGATCCGCAGCCTGCGGGACACGATCTACTCGCTCAAGAGCAGCAGCGGGGAAACCGAACTGCTCAGCGGCAGGATCCGCCGCGTGACCCGGAGCTCCGCGAAGTCCATGCCGTTCACGCCGCGGCTCACGCTGACCGGTCCGGTGGACGCGGTCACCCCGGACAAGGCGGACAACGTGGTGGCCGTCGTCTCGGAGGGACTGAGCAACGCCATCCGGCACTCCGGTGCGGACTCCATCGCAGTCTCCGTCGCGGTCATCAAGGGCCGCGTCACGGTGGTCATCACAGACAACGGTTCGGGCTTCAACGACTCTCTGGAGCGCAACGGCCTGTCCAACCTGGAGGACCGCGCACGGATGTTGGACGGCCAGTGCACCATCACGACGGCGCCGGACGAAGGCACCAGCGTTGAGTGGTCTGTGCCGCTCTGA
- the glgA gene encoding glycogen synthase translates to MRIDIVTKEFPPEIYGGAGVHVAELSRVLAQRVELQVRAFGAPRDPDYHGATVTSYPVPEDLAGANAAVQTLGVDLRIVPDIAGADLVHSHTWYANMAGHIASLLHGIPHVLSAHSLEPLRPWKAEQLGGGYAVSSWVEKTAYEAAAAIIAVSEGMRQDILRSYPEVDPAKVRVVHNGIDVSLWNRDEGEDAVRALGIDPSRPSVVFVGRNTRQKGVPYLLRAAAKLPADVQLVLCLGAADTPELAAETARLIEELQAQRGGVVLVERMLPRHELIQVLSHATAFACPSIYEPLGIVNLEAMACGAAVVASATGGIPEVVQHGETGLLVQLEQVTDGTGTPLDPEKFVTEFAAALTEVVSDPARARAMGEAGRRRAEAHFSWESITETTLEVYRSVLPQ, encoded by the coding sequence GTGCGAATAGACATTGTGACCAAGGAATTTCCGCCCGAAATCTATGGGGGCGCCGGCGTCCACGTGGCCGAACTCAGCCGGGTGCTGGCCCAGCGGGTGGAACTGCAGGTGCGGGCCTTCGGTGCCCCCCGCGACCCCGACTACCACGGAGCCACTGTCACGTCGTATCCCGTGCCGGAGGATCTGGCCGGGGCCAACGCCGCGGTGCAGACCCTCGGCGTGGACCTGCGGATCGTTCCGGACATCGCCGGAGCGGACCTTGTGCACTCGCACACCTGGTACGCCAACATGGCCGGGCACATCGCCTCGTTGCTGCACGGCATCCCGCACGTACTCAGTGCGCACAGCCTGGAGCCGCTGCGGCCCTGGAAGGCCGAGCAGCTCGGCGGTGGCTATGCCGTCTCCTCCTGGGTGGAGAAGACCGCCTATGAAGCCGCCGCTGCCATCATCGCGGTGTCCGAGGGGATGCGGCAGGACATCCTGCGCAGCTACCCCGAGGTCGATCCGGCGAAGGTCCGCGTGGTGCATAACGGCATCGACGTCAGCCTCTGGAACCGCGACGAGGGCGAGGACGCAGTCCGTGCCCTCGGGATTGACCCGTCGCGGCCGAGCGTCGTCTTCGTCGGCCGCAACACCCGGCAGAAGGGCGTCCCGTACCTGCTGCGGGCCGCCGCCAAGCTGCCCGCGGACGTGCAGCTGGTGCTGTGCCTGGGCGCGGCGGACACCCCGGAACTCGCCGCGGAGACCGCGCGGCTGATCGAGGAACTGCAGGCCCAGCGAGGCGGCGTGGTCCTCGTGGAGCGGATGCTTCCCCGCCACGAGCTGATCCAGGTCCTCAGCCATGCCACGGCGTTTGCCTGCCCTTCCATCTACGAGCCGCTCGGGATCGTGAACCTCGAGGCCATGGCCTGCGGAGCGGCGGTGGTGGCCAGCGCCACCGGCGGGATCCCTGAGGTGGTCCAGCACGGCGAGACCGGCCTGCTCGTGCAGCTCGAGCAGGTCACCGACGGCACCGGCACGCCGCTGGATCCGGAGAAGTTCGTCACCGAGTTCGCCGCGGCCCTCACCGAGGTTGTCTCCGACCCGGCCCGCGCCCGCGCGATGGGCGAGGCCGGCCGGCGGCGGGCAGAGGCGCACTTCTCCTGGGAATCCATCACGGAAACCACGCTCGAGGTCTACCGCTCGGTGCTTCCGCAGTAG
- a CDS encoding pyridoxamine 5'-phosphate oxidase family protein has translation MNTTTPPPNFQLSIDQCWVLLDSEVVGRIALIVDGHPEVFPVNFVLQRRSIVFRTAGGTKLWGAITAKPVAFEIDGYDAHEQTAWSVVARGEAELIEDQADKDAVDDLLLEPWQPGEKNYYVRLAPKALTGRRFKVNNPDVWRTRLADPRRASFE, from the coding sequence GTGAACACGACGACGCCACCCCCGAACTTCCAGCTGTCCATCGACCAGTGCTGGGTACTGCTCGACAGCGAGGTGGTGGGACGGATTGCGCTGATCGTGGACGGCCACCCGGAGGTCTTCCCGGTGAACTTTGTCCTGCAGCGCCGCTCGATCGTGTTCCGCACGGCCGGCGGGACGAAGCTTTGGGGCGCCATCACAGCCAAGCCGGTGGCTTTCGAAATCGACGGCTACGACGCGCACGAGCAGACGGCGTGGAGCGTTGTTGCCCGCGGCGAAGCCGAGCTGATCGAAGACCAGGCCGACAAGGACGCGGTGGATGACCTGCTCCTGGAGCCGTGGCAACCCGGTGAAAAGAACTACTACGTAAGGCTGGCCCCGAAGGCCCTGACCGGGCGCCGTTTCAAGGTCAACAACCCGGACGTCTGGCGCACCAGGCTCGCCGACCCGCGGCGGGCCTCCTTCGAATAG
- a CDS encoding response regulator transcription factor, translating to MIAWADAGLTAAEGHPAVIRVFILDDHELVRRGLQELLEGEGFLVVGSSGSAVEATRRIPALHPDVCVLDARLPDGTGIEVCRDVRSVDPSLNCIILTSFDDDQALRGAVLAGALGYVLKEIGGTDLIGALRRAAAGESLFDDGVAAGIVDSMVETDEVDPRTAALTPQERRVLELVGGGLTNRQIAAEMFLAEKTVKNYVSSLLAKLGFERRTQAAVFIASPAAAGTSAVGAVPETSRQHSVR from the coding sequence ATGATTGCCTGGGCAGATGCCGGTCTCACTGCAGCTGAAGGCCATCCGGCCGTTATCCGCGTGTTCATCCTCGATGACCACGAACTTGTCCGCCGCGGCCTACAGGAACTGCTGGAGGGTGAGGGCTTCCTGGTGGTCGGCAGTTCCGGATCCGCAGTGGAGGCAACGCGGCGTATTCCGGCGCTCCACCCCGACGTCTGCGTCCTTGACGCGCGGTTGCCGGACGGCACCGGAATCGAGGTGTGCCGGGACGTACGTTCGGTTGATCCCTCGCTGAACTGCATCATCCTGACCAGCTTCGACGACGACCAGGCCCTCCGCGGCGCGGTCCTCGCCGGGGCCCTCGGCTACGTGCTGAAGGAGATCGGCGGCACCGACCTGATCGGTGCCCTGCGGCGGGCCGCGGCGGGTGAATCCCTCTTCGACGACGGGGTCGCCGCCGGGATCGTTGACAGCATGGTGGAAACCGACGAGGTGGATCCGCGTACCGCGGCCCTCACCCCGCAGGAGCGCAGAGTCCTGGAACTGGTCGGCGGCGGGCTCACCAACCGCCAGATCGCGGCCGAGATGTTCCTGGCTGAAAAGACCGTGAAGAACTACGTTTCCTCGCTGTTGGCCAAGCTCGGCTTCGAACGCCGCACGCAGGCGGCCGTCTTCATTGCCAGTCCGGCCGCCGCGGGGACTTCCGCCGTCGGCGCGGTGCCCGAGACCAGCCGGCAACACAGCGTCCGCTGA
- a CDS encoding SDR family NAD(P)-dependent oxidoreductase, with translation MTAVDLTPAEIAACLKVLNSIHVYDEEHPDFVSIRRATGKMFKAVKRHRRVTKRDLIAEADRAVIAQTATAAPDRIDDETRGNKLAPSATGEVAGHLIRSRPCYICKQHYTQVDAFYHQLCPECALFSHSKRDARTDLNGRRALLTGGRAKIGMYIALRLLRDGAHTTITTRFPKDAARRFAAMEDSADWLHRLRIVGIDLRDPSQVMALTDSLDAAGPLDIIINNAAQTVRRSGNAYKPLVDAEDEPLPAELQAANGGPELVTFGHAHDKHPLALASTVLEHPVLAGDAITSLALSTGSASLERIASGTAIDAGGLVPDLATINSWTQVVDEVDPLEMLEVQLCNVTAPFLLVSRLRSAMKRSTARRKYIVNVSAMEGQFSRAYKGPGHPHTNMAKAALNMMTRTSAKEMLESDGILMTAVDTGWITDERPHYTKVRLMEEGFHAPLDLVDGAARVYDPIVMGEAGEDQYGVFLKDYKPSPW, from the coding sequence CTGACCGCGGTTGACCTGACCCCGGCGGAAATCGCCGCCTGCCTCAAAGTCCTGAACAGCATCCACGTCTACGACGAGGAACACCCGGACTTCGTGTCGATCCGGCGCGCGACCGGGAAGATGTTCAAGGCGGTCAAGCGCCACCGCCGGGTCACCAAGCGGGACCTTATCGCTGAGGCGGACCGGGCCGTCATCGCCCAGACCGCGACGGCGGCCCCGGACCGGATCGACGACGAGACGCGCGGCAACAAGCTTGCGCCCTCGGCCACCGGCGAGGTGGCCGGGCACCTGATCCGGTCGCGGCCCTGCTACATCTGCAAGCAGCACTACACGCAGGTCGATGCCTTCTACCACCAGCTCTGCCCCGAGTGTGCGCTGTTCAGCCACAGCAAGCGCGACGCCCGGACCGACCTGAACGGCCGGCGCGCCCTGCTGACCGGCGGCCGGGCCAAGATCGGCATGTACATCGCCCTGCGGCTGCTCCGCGACGGCGCGCACACCACCATCACCACGCGTTTCCCCAAGGACGCCGCCCGCCGCTTCGCCGCGATGGAGGACAGCGCCGACTGGCTGCACCGGCTGCGGATCGTGGGCATCGACCTGCGCGACCCCTCCCAGGTGATGGCCCTGACGGACTCCCTCGACGCGGCCGGGCCCCTGGACATCATCATCAACAACGCGGCGCAGACGGTCCGGCGCTCGGGCAACGCGTACAAGCCGCTGGTCGACGCCGAGGACGAGCCGCTGCCCGCGGAACTGCAGGCCGCCAACGGCGGACCCGAGCTGGTGACGTTCGGCCACGCCCACGACAAGCATCCGCTGGCCTTGGCCAGCACGGTCCTGGAGCACCCGGTGCTGGCCGGGGATGCCATTACCTCGCTGGCGCTGTCGACCGGCTCCGCCTCACTCGAGCGGATTGCCTCGGGCACCGCGATCGACGCCGGCGGCCTGGTTCCGGACCTGGCCACGATCAACAGCTGGACCCAGGTGGTGGACGAGGTGGACCCGCTGGAGATGCTTGAGGTGCAGCTCTGCAACGTGACCGCGCCGTTCCTGCTGGTCAGCCGGCTCCGTAGTGCGATGAAACGCTCCACGGCGCGGCGCAAGTACATCGTCAACGTCAGCGCCATGGAGGGGCAGTTCTCCCGCGCCTACAAGGGCCCGGGGCACCCGCACACCAACATGGCCAAGGCCGCGTTGAACATGATGACGCGGACGTCGGCCAAGGAGATGCTCGAGTCAGACGGCATTCTGATGACCGCAGTCGACACCGGCTGGATCACCGACGAGCGGCCGCACTATACGAAGGTCCGGTTGATGGAAGAAGGCTTCCACGCCCCGCTTGACCTGGTCGACGGCGCCGCCCGGGTCTACGATCCCATCGTGATGGGCGAGGCCGGCGAAGACCAATACGGCGTCTTCCTGAAGGACTACAAGCCGAGCCCCTGGTAA
- a CDS encoding pyridoxamine 5'-phosphate oxidase family protein, with product MSTDPKPAANQPHDVENLDSHECWRLLRSVSVGRMAVWVDDHPDIFPINYKVDHGTLVFRTAEGTKLHAATSDTPVALEADGVDSDSGVAWSVVVKGQAAAVKNQAEVLDTVGLLLFPWQAGKKEHFVRITPDSITGRRFKIVPPLTWWTPLDDATRSGLE from the coding sequence ATGAGCACTGATCCGAAACCAGCCGCCAACCAGCCCCATGACGTCGAAAACCTGGACAGCCACGAGTGCTGGAGGCTGCTGCGCAGCGTCTCCGTGGGCCGGATGGCTGTCTGGGTCGACGACCACCCGGACATCTTCCCGATCAACTACAAAGTGGACCACGGAACTCTCGTGTTCCGCACGGCCGAGGGCACGAAGCTGCACGCCGCCACCAGCGACACTCCCGTGGCCCTGGAAGCCGACGGCGTCGACTCGGACAGCGGCGTCGCCTGGAGTGTCGTGGTCAAGGGCCAAGCCGCCGCGGTGAAGAACCAGGCGGAGGTCCTCGACACGGTGGGACTGCTGCTATTTCCGTGGCAGGCGGGAAAGAAGGAACACTTCGTCCGGATTACGCCCGACAGCATCACGGGGCGGCGTTTCAAGATCGTCCCGCCGCTGACGTGGTGGACGCCGCTGGACGACGCCACCCGCTCCGGCCTCGAATAG
- a CDS encoding transglutaminase family protein: protein MTRLSITHKTAYKYNKRVTLSYNEARMTPLTDPQQVVLESSMKVSPSQATISSYRDYWGTRVTAFDMQMPHDHLEVLATTTVEVHRVERIPAEADIVGWDVLSAPETLNQFSDWIPQSQLTGPGAEVLGIVPGVVAGRNPHDAAMAVFEWMRGEMSYMKGSTGVTTNAEEAWNQRQGVCQDLAHLAIGALRSCGIPARYVSGYLHPRSTADLGETVAGQSHAWLEWWDGEWRSWDPTNHKPAGDFHVTVARGRDYRDVPPLKGILSGGGGSALAVTVEITRLA, encoded by the coding sequence ATGACCCGGCTCAGCATCACGCACAAGACGGCGTACAAGTACAACAAGCGCGTCACCCTGTCCTACAACGAGGCCCGGATGACGCCCCTGACGGATCCGCAGCAGGTGGTGCTGGAGTCCTCCATGAAGGTCTCGCCGTCGCAGGCGACGATCAGCAGCTACCGCGACTACTGGGGCACCCGAGTAACCGCCTTCGACATGCAGATGCCGCACGACCACCTCGAGGTCCTCGCCACCACAACTGTGGAGGTGCACCGGGTGGAGCGGATCCCAGCGGAGGCGGACATTGTCGGCTGGGACGTGCTCTCCGCCCCGGAGACGCTCAACCAGTTCAGCGACTGGATCCCGCAGTCACAGCTCACCGGCCCCGGCGCCGAGGTGCTGGGGATCGTCCCCGGCGTCGTCGCCGGCCGCAACCCGCATGATGCTGCCATGGCAGTCTTCGAATGGATGCGCGGCGAGATGAGCTACATGAAGGGTTCCACCGGCGTCACCACCAACGCCGAGGAGGCGTGGAACCAGCGTCAGGGTGTCTGCCAGGACCTCGCACACCTTGCGATCGGGGCGCTGCGCAGCTGCGGGATTCCGGCCCGGTACGTCTCCGGCTACCTGCACCCGCGCTCGACGGCGGATCTCGGCGAGACGGTCGCCGGGCAGTCCCACGCGTGGCTGGAATGGTGGGACGGCGAATGGCGCAGCTGGGACCCAACGAACCACAAGCCGGCCGGGGACTTCCACGTGACCGTGGCACGCGGGCGCGACTATCGCGACGTGCCCCCGCTGAAGGGCATCCTGTCCGGCGGCGGCGGGTCGGCGCTGGCAGTGACGGTGGAGATCACCCGGCTGGCCTGA
- a CDS encoding universal stress protein, which yields MSEATDIRTILVGVDGSDASVEALRQAQRLALPLSAKILAVACWDVPPVYDGYIAMGIDDFDVRAGEILAETVVKAFGADTPDNVETRLVQGHPRRTLLEESRSADLLVVGRRGHGGFGGLLLGSVSSALVAHAHCPVLVVHTPEKR from the coding sequence ATGAGCGAGGCTACGGACATCCGGACCATCCTGGTCGGAGTCGACGGATCGGACGCCTCCGTGGAGGCGCTCCGGCAGGCCCAGAGGCTGGCACTTCCGCTCTCGGCCAAGATCCTCGCCGTGGCCTGCTGGGATGTCCCGCCGGTCTACGACGGCTACATTGCCATGGGCATCGACGATTTCGACGTCCGCGCGGGGGAGATCCTGGCCGAAACTGTCGTGAAGGCTTTCGGGGCGGACACCCCGGACAATGTGGAGACCCGGCTGGTGCAGGGGCACCCGCGCCGGACGCTCCTCGAGGAGAGCCGCAGCGCCGACCTGCTGGTGGTGGGCCGGCGTGGTCACGGCGGTTTCGGTGGCCTGCTGCTCGGCTCGGTGAGTTCAGCACTGGTGGCCCACGCGCACTGCCCGGTCCTGGTGGTGCACACACCCGAGAAGCGCTAG